In Brachypodium distachyon strain Bd21 chromosome 2, Brachypodium_distachyon_v3.0, whole genome shotgun sequence, one genomic interval encodes:
- the LOC100839298 gene encoding UDP-glucuronic acid decarboxylase 2 codes for MASELTYRGGAATGSASDGGEYSPKPSKPLSWLTRAARYATAEHRPLFALVGMLFAAALFTFSSSSSSAGYTSPSGPAAVSFKHLANIAHPSLHESVGGKMPLGLRRRGLRVLVTGGAGFVGSHLVDRLMERGDSVIVVDNFFTGRKGNVAHHLGNPRFEVIRHDVVEPILLEVDQIYHLACPASPVHYKYNPIKTIKTNVVGTLNMLGLAKRIGARFLLTSTSEVYGDPLQHPQVETYWGNVNPIGVRSCYDEGKRTAETLTMDYHRGANLEVRIARIFNTYGPRMCIDDGRVVSNFVAQALRKEPLTVYGDGKQTRSFQYVSDLVEGLMKLMEGEHIGPFNLGNPGEFTMLELAKVVQDTIDSSASIEYRPNTADDPHKRKPDITRAKELLGWEPKVPLHEGLPLMVTDFRKRIFGDQEESTTTAGGMS; via the exons ATGGCGTCGGAGCTAACGTACCGCGGCGGGGCAGCCACGGGCTCCGCCTCCGACGGCGGGGAGTACTCTCCCAAGCCCTCCAAGCCGCTCTCCTGGctcacccgcgccgcccgctaCGCCACCGCCGAGCACCGGCCCCTCTTCGCCCTCGTCGGCAtgctcttcgccgccgccctcttcaccttctcctcgtcttcctcctcggcggGATACACCTCCCCctccggccccgccgccgtctccttcaAGCATCTCGCCAACATCGCGCACCCGTCGCTGCACGAGTCCGTCGGCGGCAAGATGCCCCTGGGGCTGCGCCGGCGCGGGCTACGGGTCCTCGTGACTGGCGGCGCCGGGTTCGTGGGGAGCCACCTGGTGGATCGGCTCATGGAGCGCGGCGACAGCGTGATCGTGGTGGACAATTTCTTCACGGGGCGCAAGGGGAACGTCGCGCACCACCTCGGGAACCCCAGGTTCGAGGTCATCCGGCACGATGTCGTCGAGCCCATACTGCTCGAGGTCGACCAGATCTACCACCTCGCTTGCCCTGCCAGCCCCGTGCACTACAAGTACAACCCAATCAAGACAATC AAGACCAATGTGGTCGGGACACTGAACATGCTTGGATTGGCAAAGAGGATTGGTGCAAGGTTTCTCCTCACCAGCACAAGTGAAGTCTATGGTGATCCCCTCCAGCACCCTCAGGTGGAGACTTACTGGGGCAATGTCAATCCCATTG GTGTCAGGAGTTGCTATGATGAGGGTAAACGCACAGCTGAAACACTGACCATGGATTACCACCGTGGTGCCAACCTTGAG GTCAGGATTGCTCGAATTTTTAACACGTATGGTCCTCGCATGTGCATTGATGATGGCCGTGTTGTCAGTAACTTTGTTGCTCAG GCACTGAGGAAGGAGCCTTTGACTGTCTACGGTGATGGCAAGCAGACTAGGAGCTTTCAATACGTCTCTGATCTG GTGGAAGGGTTGATGAAACTGATGGAAGGGGAGCACATAGGACCATTCAACCTGGGTAACCCTGGTGAGTTCACCATGCTGGAGCTGGCTAAGGTGGTACAGGACACCATTGACTCGAGTGCAAGCATTGAGTACCGGCCAAATACCGCTGATGATCCACATAAGCGCAAGCCAGACATTACCCGCGCAAAAGAACTCCTGGGTTGGGAGCCCAAGGTCCCTCTACATGAGGGGCTTCCCCTCATGGTCACCGACTTCCGCAAACGTATCTTTGGGGATCAAGAGGAGTCGACTACCACAGCTGGTGGCATGTCTTAA
- the LOC100834395 gene encoding probable sarcosine oxidase: protein MPADAASYPTATAGVDFDVIVVGAGIMGSCAAHAASSRGARVLLLERFAPLHSLGSSHGESRTIRDAYPKAHYPPMVRLARRLWRDAEADSGRRVLTATPHLTLGPRGDPALLAAVRNGGASEKDLANQKWGAAFRVPDGWVAAVSELGGGVLNATKAVSMFQSLAVNKGAVIKHNAEVVGIVRKEGEPGIWVKTSDGEEFHGAKCIVTAGAWTRKLVGSVTGGALELPIQPLHMLVLYWKIKPGRERELSAEAGFPTFSSYGDPHVYSTPSLELPGLIKINYDHGPPCDPDGCREEWSSGGAAERVAGWIEEFMPGHVETAGGPVVQYSCLYSMTPDKDFVIDFLGGEFGEDVVIGAGFSGHGFKMGPAVGMILAEMAIDGEAKTAAEAGVELRHFSINRF from the coding sequence ATGCCCGCCGATGCAGCTTCCTACCCCACCGCCACCGCGGGCGTCGACTTTGACGTGATCGTTGTGGGCGCGGGCATCATGGGCAGCTGCGCGGCCCACGCGGCGTCCTcccgcggcgcgcgcgtcctGCTCCTGGAGCGCTTCGCCCCGCTCCACAGCCTCGGCTCCTCCCACGGCGAGTCCCGCACCATCCGCGACGCCTACCCGAAGGCGCACTACCCGCCCATGGTCCGCCTCGCCCGCCGCCTCTGGCGCGACGCCGAGGCcgactccggccgccgcgtGCTCACCGCGACTCCGCACCTCACCCTCGGCCCGCGCGGCGACCCCGCGCTCCTGGCCGCCGTCAGGAACGGCGGCGCGTCCGAGAAGGACTTGGCGAACCAGAAGTGGGGAGCCGCGTTCCGCGTCCCGGACGGGTGGGTGGCCGCCGTgagcgagctcggcggcggcgtgctgaACGCGACCAAGGCGGTCTCCATGTTCCAGTCCCTGGCCGTCAACAAGGGCGCCGTTATAAAGCACAACGCGGAGGTCGTAGGCATCGTCCGGAAAGAAGGAGAGCCCGGAATCTGGgtgaagacgagcgacggcgaggagtTCCACGGCGCCAAGTGCATCGTGACGGCCGGCGCGTGGACTCGCAAGCTGGTCGGCTCCGTCACGGGCGGCGCGCTCGAGCTCCCGATCCAGCCGCTGCACATGCTCGTACTGTACTGGAAGATCAAGCCAGGGCGCGAGCGAGAGCTTTCCGCGGAGGCCGGGTTCCCGACCTTCTCCAGCTACGGCGACCCGCACGTGTACAGCACGCCGTCGCTGGAGCTCCCGGGCCTGATCAAGATCAACTACGACCACGGCCCGCCCTGCGACCCGGATGGCTGCCGGGAAGAATGGAGCTCTGGCGGAGCCGCCGAGCGGGTCGCGGGGTGGATCGAGGAGTTCATGCCGGGCCACGTCGAGACGGCCGGCGGGCCGGTCGTGCAGTATTCTTGCTTGTATTCGATGACTCCGGACAAGGACTTCGTGATCGACTTCCTCGGTGGGGAGTTCGGAGAGGACGTGGTGATCGGCGCCGGGTTCTCTGGGCACGGGTTCAAGATGGGCCCCGCGGTGGGGATGATCCTTGCCGAGATGGCCATCGACGGGGAGGCCAAGACTGCGGCAGAGGCCGGAGTGGAGCTCCGGCACTTCAGTATCAACCGGTTTTAA